A genome region from Defluviimonas aquaemixtae includes the following:
- a CDS encoding cryptochrome/photolyase family protein produces MQDAPVIIWFRRDLRLGDHAALSAAAATRRPVIPVFLHDETVEALGAAAKWRLGTGLRLFAEALAKRGSRLVLRRGRALDLLKALVGETGAGAVYWSRVYDPAGITRDKEVKAALTAGGIEAKSFPGAVLFEPWTVETQSGGPYSVYSPFWRNIRGRDPGPALDSPNNIKIPSQWPESEDLSDWGMGEAMNRGAAVAAGHAVVGEGAAQARLERFVEERMTDYREARDIPARDATSGLSENLAWGEISARSIWQRAIRAREEGNTGADKFLSELGWRDFACHLMYHHPKLADENWRDGWDSFPWREDNDDAERWRRGMTGEPFVDAAMREMYVTGRMHNRARMIAASYLTKHLMTHWHVGLRWFAECLTDWDPASNAMGWQWVAGSGPDAAPYFRIFNPDTQAKKFDPREDYRRAFIAEGQADPPDTALSYFDAIPRSWGLSADQNYPEPIVDLAEGRARALDTYERQSSNGG; encoded by the coding sequence ATGCAGGACGCCCCAGTCATCATCTGGTTCCGCCGCGACCTGAGGCTCGGCGACCATGCCGCGCTTTCGGCGGCGGCTGCGACAAGACGGCCGGTGATCCCGGTCTTTCTCCACGACGAAACGGTGGAGGCGCTCGGCGCGGCCGCGAAGTGGCGGTTGGGCACGGGACTGCGGTTGTTCGCGGAGGCGCTGGCCAAGCGCGGTTCGCGGCTTGTCCTGCGGCGGGGCCGCGCGCTCGATCTCCTCAAGGCGCTGGTGGGGGAGACCGGGGCGGGGGCGGTCTACTGGAGCCGCGTCTACGATCCGGCGGGTATCACGCGGGACAAGGAGGTGAAGGCGGCCCTCACGGCTGGCGGGATCGAGGCGAAGAGCTTTCCGGGCGCAGTACTCTTCGAGCCATGGACGGTCGAGACCCAAAGCGGCGGGCCCTATTCCGTGTATTCGCCCTTCTGGCGCAATATTCGCGGCCGCGATCCCGGCCCGGCTCTCGACTCGCCGAATAACATCAAGATTCCGTCGCAATGGCCTGAATCCGAAGACCTTTCGGACTGGGGTATGGGTGAAGCCATGAATCGGGGCGCCGCTGTCGCGGCCGGCCATGCGGTCGTGGGCGAAGGGGCGGCCCAGGCGCGGCTCGAGCGCTTCGTCGAGGAGCGCATGACGGACTACCGGGAGGCCCGCGATATCCCCGCCCGCGACGCGACTTCGGGCCTTTCGGAAAACCTCGCCTGGGGCGAAATCTCGGCGCGCAGCATCTGGCAGCGGGCAATCCGGGCTCGCGAGGAAGGCAATACCGGCGCGGACAAGTTCCTGTCGGAGCTCGGCTGGCGCGACTTCGCCTGTCATCTCATGTATCACCACCCGAAGCTCGCGGACGAGAACTGGCGCGACGGCTGGGACAGCTTTCCGTGGCGCGAAGACAACGACGACGCCGAACGCTGGCGGCGCGGCATGACGGGCGAGCCTTTCGTCGATGCCGCGATGCGCGAGATGTATGTCACGGGTCGGATGCACAACCGCGCGCGGATGATTGCGGCATCCTACCTCACGAAGCATCTGATGACGCATTGGCACGTCGGGCTTCGCTGGTTCGCCGAGTGTCTGACTGACTGGGACCCGGCCTCGAACGCCATGGGCTGGCAATGGGTCGCAGGTTCCGGCCCGGATGCGGCGCCTTATTTCCGCATCTTCAATCCCGACACGCAGGCCAAGAAGTTCGACCCTCGGGAGGATTATCGCCGCGCCTTCATCGCCGAAGGGCAGGCGGACCCGCCCGACACAGCGCTGAGCTATTTCGATGCGATCCCGCGAAGCTGGGGGCTGAGCGCCGATCAGAATTATCCTGAGCCGATCGTGGATCTGGCCGAAGGTCGCGCGCGCGCCCTTGACACCTACGAGCGCCAAAGCTCGAACGGCGGATAA